One region of Wyeomyia smithii strain HCP4-BCI-WySm-NY-G18 chromosome 3, ASM2978416v1, whole genome shotgun sequence genomic DNA includes:
- the LOC129731228 gene encoding gamma-secretase subunit pen-2, with product MDLTRIPNERKLYLCKWYFKVGFALLPFVWAINTCWFFSEAFRKPAYDEQKEIKKYVIMSAIGSLIWLVVIATWIATFQLKRTDWGDFADSISFIIPLGRA from the exons ATGGATCTGACTAGAATTCCTAACGAACGTAAACTATACTTGTGTAAATGGTATTTTAAAG TTGGATTCGCCCTGCTACCCTTTGTGTGGGCAATAAATACTTGCTGGTTTTTCAGTGAAGCATTCCGGAAGCCGGCTTACGACgagcaaaaggaaattaaaaaat ATGTTATAATGTCTGCAATTGGATCCTTAATATGGCTGGTGGTCATTGCGACGTGGATAGCAACGTTCCAGCTCAAACGTACAGACTGGGGTGATTTTGCTGACAGTATTAGTTTTATTATACCGCTAGGAAGAGCCTAA